The genomic DNA TGCGGGATATGGTCGAACTGATAAAATATGCCTGACTGGACCTGACATGAGCAAGCCCGTGATTCTCCTCGTCGATGATACGAGGTTGTTCCTGACTCTCGAGATGGAGCTGCTCAAGCAGGCCGGGGCAAACGTCATCACAGCGGACGGTGGCTGTGAGGCGGTGGCAATGGCACGCCGGTACCGACCTGACCTCATATACCTCGACTTCGACATGCCGGGGATGAGTGGTCCGGAGTGCTGCGCAACGCTGAAAGCCGACCCGGTACTGCGTAGAGTGCCGGTGATCATGGTAACGACCGCCGGAAGTGATGACGACGTTGCAGCGGCTCGCAGCGCTGGGTGCGACGCCTGTCTCAGTAAGCCCCTCGACCGTGCCACCTTCCTTGAGGCCGGACGCCGGTTTCTGGCTCAGATCGACCGCCGCGAGATGCGCATCCACTGCCGCATCAATGTCGTCTTCAGAATGAACTACGAGAACTTTTCAGGCACCTGTAACAATCTCGGCATGCGAGGAATGTACATAGGTTTCGATGGGGACGTGGTCAAGGGCGCGCCGGTGGAAGTGAGCTTTATCCTGTCGGGCAGCAATTCCTCACTAATCGAGGCATGGGGGAAGGTCGCCTGGGTCAACAGCGGAGAGCATCGCAACAAACAGGATCTTCCCGAGGGCTTTGGGGTTGAATTTCTCGATATGACCGAAGAATCCCGTGTTCTTATAAGGAACTTCATAGAAAATTGTTCCTGAGGCGTCATGGAGTCAAGCGAGGAGAGATAATGGACTATCAGATTGGTGAAACCGGAAGGGTGGTTGTCGTCCGTTTCTCTGATGGGGATGATTTGCTCGGAGGGCTGGCGGTGCTTGCGAGGAAGGAATATATCAGAGCTGCTGTTATCCACCTGGTGGGAGGGATTCGACGCGGCAAGTTCGTCGTGGGGCCCCGGGGGGAGGAGATGCCCCCGGAACCGGTGTGGCGCGAGCTCGAGGAAAGCCACGAAATGCTCGGTGTCGGCACGCTGTTCTGGGAAGGTGACGAGCCGAAGGTCCACATCCACGGCTCCTTCGGTAAACACGATTTCGTCAAGACAGGGTGCCTGAGGGATGACAGCGAGGTTTTTCTGGTTCTGGAGGCGATTGTGACGGAGGTAAGGGGAGTGAGCGCGGTCCGGCAGCTCGACCCTGTTTCCGGCCTGTCGCTTCTCAAGCTCCGAAACGATGATCATGCGGCGGCGTAGCTTCTGCCTACGGGGAAATCAATGATCTTCGGGACCGGAGTCGATATCGTCGATATCAGCCGCTTCGAGCGTTTCGTTCGGGAGGATAACCAGCCCCTGCTGCAACGGATTTTTACTCCGCGGGAGCACGAATACTGCGTGGCCCGAAAGCAGAGTGCTCAGCACTACGCACTGCGATTCGCTGCGAAGGAAGCATATCTTAAAGCCCTAGGTACCGGACTTAGAGACGGTATATCCTGGCGGGACATGGAAGTCGTAAACGACCACCTGGGCAAGCCGGAGCTTCTTTTATCCGGAAGGGGGGCGGAGGTGTTTCGGGAGCGCGAATTGTCCCGCTGCCATCTTAGCCTCTCTCATGACGGAAATTTCGGTGTAGCCATGGTTATACTGGAGCAGCTGCCATGAAAGTAGTCACAGCCGAGATCATGCAGCAGGTGGATCGGCGGGCGATAACCGAGGCGGGCATTCCGGGGCTTCAGCTCATGGAAAATGCGGGGCGGTGTTGCGCGGCTGAGATCATCTCCCGCTACGGTTCCTCGGGTCGTGCAATCATTGTGGCAGGTAAAGGAAACAACGGTGGTGACGGGTACGTAATCGCGCGGTATCTGCAGGAAGCAGGGTGGCGCACAGATGTCTGTGTCGTGGCGGAGCGGGCGGATATCGCTGGGGATGCCCTTGCCAATCTGGAGCGGCTTGGTAAAGGTTGCCTGAACTTCTGTCCGAATGAAGCGGCGCTTGCCGCGGCAGCCCGATCATGGCGCGAGGGGACCCTGGTCGTGGATGCCCTGTTCGGTACCGGACTCAATACCGACGTCGCCGGCAAACACCTTGCTGCCATCAGGTTGATCAATGGCTCAGGTCTTCCTGTTGTTGCCGTGGATATACCTTCCGGGGTCAACGGGACTACTGCCCGGATCATGGGCGAGGCGGTCATGGCTGATTTTACGGTGGCCTTCGGTTTTCCCAAGCTCGGTCATGTTGTTTATCCGGGCGCAGAGAATTGCGGGGTCGTCGTTACGGTGGATATCGGCATACCCGCGAAAATCCTTGCGGAAACACCCGGATATGATTATCTGGACGCCGCTGCTGCAAGGTCTCTGATCCGCCCTCGCTCTCCTGTTGCTCACAAGGGAAGCTTCGGTCATACATTCATCATAGCGGGGTCCACCGGAAAAACGGGCGCCGCTGCGATGGCGGCCAACAGCGCTGTCAGGGGAGGGAGCGGCCTCGTCACTCTGGCAGTGCCGGCGTCTCTTCACCATATCCTGGAAGTGAAGACGACCGAGTCGATGACGGTCCCGATTGATGACGATGCTACCGGAAGACTGACTGAGGGAGCCTGCGGCGCCCTGATGGATGCAGCAGCTGGGAAAGATGCCGTAGCCCTCGGGCCGGGAATAGGATGGCATCAGAGGACTGCAGGGCTGGTACGCATTCTTTCCGCCGCTCTTTCCAACCCGCTGGTTATCGATGCCGACGGGCTTAACGCACTTTCCGAACAACCGGAAGTGTTGCTGGATCGGTGCGGACGGATAACGGTGCTTACGCCTCATCCGGGGGAAATGGCGAGATTGACCGGCCTTGCTACTACAGCTGTCGAGGCCGACCGCATCGGCGTGGCTCTTAAATTCGCCCGGCAGTATGGTGTGTGGCTGGTGTTGAAGGGTGCCCGGACGGTCGTTGCTGCACCTGATGGACGGCTTGCCATCAACAGCACCGGAAATCCCGGCATGGCGTCCGGCGGCATGGGTGATGTGCTTACGGGTCTTCTGGCTGCACTCCTCTCCCAAGGGTACGAGCCCTTCGATGCCTGTTGTATAGGGGTTTACATCCACGGCCATGCCGCCGATATTGTAGCCGCGGATAAGGGCGAAACCGGTATCTCGGCGGTGGATGTGCAGGAGCGGATACCGTATGCCTTCAAACTCTTGCAGCAGGGTAGCTGACAGTGTTTCGATCTTTCCGTACATGTGTCCCAAACTAAAGAGGAGGCAGTATGCTCAAAGTTGCCGATGTGATGACGACACCTGTCATAAGTGTTCGAAAGGAGCAGAATATCAGGGAGTTGGCGGAGCTGTTTGCTCGTCATCGGATCAGCAGCCTCCCTGTTGTGGATGAAGAGGGAAGGCTCATTGGAATCGTAACCGAAACCGACTTGATAGAGCAGGACCGGAACCTGCACATACCGACGGTGGTCTCCATTTTTGATTGGGTCATCTACCTCGAGAGCGACAAGAAATTCGAGCGAGAGTTGAAGAAGGTAACCGGTCAGACCGTTGAGGACATATACACTGCCGAGGTGGAAGCCGTTACCCCCGAAACGCCTGTAAGCATAGTCGCCGACATGATGAGCAGCAAAAAGATCCATGCCATTCCCGTGGTTGACGGAGACCTCCTGGTGGGTATGGTCGCGCGCATCGACCTTATACGGTCTATGATCCAGCCCGTATGACATCGTGGACTGTCACGAGCCGAAGCTGCTCTGAAACGGTTCTGCTGGGTGAGAGACTCGGCATGCTGGTGGAGCCGGGAGATTTCGTCGCGCTCATAGGGGATCTAGGCGCCGGCAAAACAGAGTTCGCTAAAGGAGTGGCCGCTGGTCTCGGTGTTGACCCGTCAGTTGCAGTCACAAGCCCGACTTACATTCTGATGAACATCTACGAGGGTCGGCTGAAACTCTACCACTTCGATCTCTATCGGTTGTCGGGTGATGAAGACTCGGAAGCCCTTGGATTTCATGAGTATTTTGAAGGAGAAGGTGCGTGCCTGGTAGAATGGGCGGACCGGCTTGATGAGGAATTGCCGGTGGAGCGGCTGGCGGTGCAGATAATATATGAGGGAGAAAAGACCCGTACTCTCAATTTTTCCGCTACTGGAGCGCGCTATGAGGGGCTTCTCGCCGCCCTTGCGGCGCAAGAACTGTAACTGCCAGGCAAGCCTGCTGAAAATGTCACATTGTCATAAAAAAATGTTTTGACGGTACACGAGATTCTTGATAGTAAAAACTATTTCTGCATCCCATTAGTCACTCCCAACTGAAAAAATATTACCCGTTCCAAAGGAGGATTCCAGATGGCTCTCGTGGTCCAAAAGTATGGCGGCACCTCGATGGGTACGATCGAACGCATCCGTAACGTCGCCAAAAGGGTCATCAAGACCTATGATGCAGGCAACGACATGGTGGTCATCGTATCGGCAATGTCGGGAGAGACCAACAAGCTTGTAGCTCTCGCCAACGAAGTGACAGAGTTTCCCGACAATCGTGAGTATGATGTTCTCGTAGCTTCCGGAGAGCAGGTCTCCATTGCGCTACTGGCTATGTGCCTCAAGTCGATGGGTTACAAGGCGAAGTCGTACCATGGGTGGCAGATTCCCATCATCACGGACAATGTGTTCAGCAAGGCTCGTATAGAGGAGATCGACGACAAGAAGGTCCGTGCGGATCTGAAAGAGGGCACTATCATTATTGTGGCCGGTTTTCAGGGGGTTGACCGTGAGGGAAACGTCACGACGCTTGGCCGCGGAGGTTCCGATACGTCTGCAGTCGCCATGGCTGCCGCATTGAAGGCAGATGTCTGTGAAATCTACACTGATGTTGACGGCGTATATACCACTGACCCGAACATCTGTACGGATGCACGGAAAATCGAGAAGGTTTCCTACGACGAAATGCTGGAAATGGCGAGCCTCGGTGCAAAAGTGCTCCAGATCCGCTCGGTGGAGTTCGCCAAGAAGTACAACGTCGATATTCACGTCCGTTCCAGCTTCAACGACAATCCAGGAACTATGGTTACCAAGGAGGATAAGGAT from Geobacter sp. DSM 9736 includes the following:
- a CDS encoding PPC domain-containing DNA-binding protein, producing the protein MDYQIGETGRVVVVRFSDGDDLLGGLAVLARKEYIRAAVIHLVGGIRRGKFVVGPRGEEMPPEPVWRELEESHEMLGVGTLFWEGDEPKVHIHGSFGKHDFVKTGCLRDDSEVFLVLEAIVTEVRGVSAVRQLDPVSGLSLLKLRNDDHAAA
- a CDS encoding aspartate kinase, encoding MALVVQKYGGTSMGTIERIRNVAKRVIKTYDAGNDMVVIVSAMSGETNKLVALANEVTEFPDNREYDVLVASGEQVSIALLAMCLKSMGYKAKSYHGWQIPIITDNVFSKARIEEIDDKKVRADLKEGTIIIVAGFQGVDREGNVTTLGRGGSDTSAVAMAAALKADVCEIYTDVDGVYTTDPNICTDARKIEKVSYDEMLEMASLGAKVLQIRSVEFAKKYNVDIHVRSSFNDNPGTMVTKEDKDMEAVLVSGIAYDKNEAKIAVMRVPDKPGIAAKILSPLSEANISVDMIVQNVSEDSFTDFTFTVTKADFKKALAITKESAKEVEAKDVMTDENISKISIVGVGMRSHAGVATKMFETLAKEGINIQMISTSEIKVSVVVDAKYTELAVRVLHDAFGLAGAAA
- the tsaE gene encoding tRNA (adenosine(37)-N6)-threonylcarbamoyltransferase complex ATPase subunit type 1 TsaE; its protein translation is MTSWTVTSRSCSETVLLGERLGMLVEPGDFVALIGDLGAGKTEFAKGVAAGLGVDPSVAVTSPTYILMNIYEGRLKLYHFDLYRLSGDEDSEALGFHEYFEGEGACLVEWADRLDEELPVERLAVQIIYEGEKTRTLNFSATGARYEGLLAALAAQEL
- a CDS encoding NAD(P)H-hydrate dehydratase; translation: MKVVTAEIMQQVDRRAITEAGIPGLQLMENAGRCCAAEIISRYGSSGRAIIVAGKGNNGGDGYVIARYLQEAGWRTDVCVVAERADIAGDALANLERLGKGCLNFCPNEAALAAAARSWREGTLVVDALFGTGLNTDVAGKHLAAIRLINGSGLPVVAVDIPSGVNGTTARIMGEAVMADFTVAFGFPKLGHVVYPGAENCGVVVTVDIGIPAKILAETPGYDYLDAAAARSLIRPRSPVAHKGSFGHTFIIAGSTGKTGAAAMAANSAVRGGSGLVTLAVPASLHHILEVKTTESMTVPIDDDATGRLTEGACGALMDAAAGKDAVALGPGIGWHQRTAGLVRILSAALSNPLVIDADGLNALSEQPEVLLDRCGRITVLTPHPGEMARLTGLATTAVEADRIGVALKFARQYGVWLVLKGARTVVAAPDGRLAINSTGNPGMASGGMGDVLTGLLAALLSQGYEPFDACCIGVYIHGHAADIVAADKGETGISAVDVQERIPYAFKLLQQGS
- a CDS encoding response regulator — protein: MSKPVILLVDDTRLFLTLEMELLKQAGANVITADGGCEAVAMARRYRPDLIYLDFDMPGMSGPECCATLKADPVLRRVPVIMVTTAGSDDDVAAARSAGCDACLSKPLDRATFLEAGRRFLAQIDRREMRIHCRINVVFRMNYENFSGTCNNLGMRGMYIGFDGDVVKGAPVEVSFILSGSNSSLIEAWGKVAWVNSGEHRNKQDLPEGFGVEFLDMTEESRVLIRNFIENCS
- a CDS encoding holo-[acyl-carrier-protein] synthase, giving the protein MIFGTGVDIVDISRFERFVREDNQPLLQRIFTPREHEYCVARKQSAQHYALRFAAKEAYLKALGTGLRDGISWRDMEVVNDHLGKPELLLSGRGAEVFRERELSRCHLSLSHDGNFGVAMVILEQLP
- a CDS encoding CBS domain-containing protein, giving the protein MLKVADVMTTPVISVRKEQNIRELAELFARHRISSLPVVDEEGRLIGIVTETDLIEQDRNLHIPTVVSIFDWVIYLESDKKFERELKKVTGQTVEDIYTAEVEAVTPETPVSIVADMMSSKKIHAIPVVDGDLLVGMVARIDLIRSMIQPV